A single region of the Gossypium arboreum isolate Shixiya-1 chromosome 12, ASM2569848v2, whole genome shotgun sequence genome encodes:
- the LOC108476793 gene encoding uncharacterized protein LOC108476793: MEPEMSEPPPQVSIKPEVDAAAGGVDSSKTLLPPPKVVVLADLNVNPPESDDHDSLLLPAPDLSRLINDESSQEKSTLISKDGDGIEGAVKKLNKKCRPRVSKADALLDCGVDADGDQPSQGASSSREEKVSSLKTGLVHVARKMPKNAHAHFILGLMYQRLSQPQKAISAYEKAAEILLRCEAEIARSELLSLVQIHHAQCLLLENSGDNVLDKELEPEELDEILSKLKESMQSDIRQAGVWNTLGLMLLKTGRLQSAIIVLSSLLALAPDDYDCLGNLGIAYLQSGNLELSAKYFQDLIVKDQNHPAALMNYAAILLCKHGSIVAGAGANASEGALGDQFAAINVARECLLAAVKSDPKAAHTWANLANAYYLIGDHRSSSKCLEKAAKLEPNCMSTRYAVAVHRIKDVERSQDPSEQLSWAGNEMASVLREGDSVPIEPTIAWAGLAMVHKAQHEIVAAFETDQNELVEVEERAIFSLKQATAEDPDDAVQWNQLGLDSLCSQHFKMAQKYLKAAVVRFRKCSSYAWSNLGISLQLSEETSQAECVYKRALSLATTEQAHAIFSNLGNLYRQQKQYDRAKAMFTKSLELQPGYAPAFNNLGLVFVAEGHWEEAKFCFDKALQSDPLLDAAKSNMIKTVALSRLCAGLSSFIIPD; this comes from the exons ATGGAACCCGAAATGTCGGAACCACCGCCTCAAGTTTCCATAAAGCCCGAAGTGGATGCCGCCGCAGGCGGCGTTGACAGCTCCAAGACGCTTCTTCCGCCTCCCAAAGTCGTCGTTTTGGCTGACCTTAACGTTAACCCTCCTGAATCCGACGACCACGATTCTTTACTTCTCCCTGCTCCCGACCTTTCCAG GCTAATTAACGATGAAAGCAGTCAAGAGAAAAGTACCTTAATTTCCAAAGACGGTGATGGCATAGAAGGCGCAGTTAAAAAGTTAAACAAGAAATGTCGTCCGAGAGTAAGTAAGGCTGATGCTTTACTCGACTGTGGAGTGGATGCAGATGGGGATCAGCCTAGTCAAGGGGCTTCCTCGTCTCGTGAGGAAAAAGTCAGCAGCCTCAAAACT GGCTTGGTACACGTTGCAAGGAAGATGCCAAAAAATGCTCATGCTCATTTTATTCTTGGTCTAATGTATCAAAGGCTCAGTCAACCTCAAAAG GCAATTTCAGCATATGAGAAAGCTGCAGAGATATTGCTGCGCTGTGAGGCAGAGATTGCACGGTCAGAGTTGCTTTCCTTAGTTCAAATTCACCACGCACAG TGTCTTCTCCTAGAGAATTCAGGAGATAACGTTTTGGACAAAGAGCTTGAACCTGAAGAGCTCGATGAGATCCTTTCCAAATTGAAGGAGTCAATGCAGTCTGATATTAGACAAGCAGGTGTATGGAACACCCTTGGCTTGATGCTTCTCAAAACTGGTCGACTGCAG AGTGCTATCATAGTTTTGTCGTCTTTACTGGCTCTTGCGCCTGATGACTATGATTGCCTTGGAAACCTTGGGATTGCTTATCTCCAGAG TGGAAACTTGGAGCTTTCAGCTAAGTATTTCCAAGATTTGATTGTTAAAGATCAAAACCATCCAGCGGCTTTAATGAACTATGCTGCAATTCTTCTTTGTAAACATGGTTCAATTGTTGCAG GTGCTGGTGCAAATGCCAGTGAAGGAGCTTTGGGGGATCAGTTTGCAGCTATAAATGTTGCGAGGGAATGTTTGTTAGCTGCAGTAAAATCTGATCCAAAAGCAGCACATACATGGGCAAATCTAGCTAATGCATATTATTTGATCGGTGACCATCGTAGTTCCAGCAAATGCTTGGAGAAG GCTGCAAAACTGGAACCAAATTGCATGTCTACTCGATATGCCGTTGCAGTCCATCGGATTAAGGATGTTGAAAGGTCACAAGATCCTAGTGAACAGCTTTCTTGGGCAGGCAATGAAATGGCATCAGTACTAAGAGAAGGAGATTCTGTGCCAATTGAGCCTACTATTGCATGGGCTGGACTGGCCATGGTTCACAAGGCACAGCATGAGATTGTGGCAGCATTTGAGACGGATCAAAATGAGTTGGTCGAAGTTGAAGAGCGTGCTATCTTCAGTTTAAAGCAG GCAACCGCTGAAGACCCAGATGATGCCGTGCAATGGAACCAGCTGGGCCTCGACAGTCTCTGTTCTCAACATTTTAAAATGGCGCAGAAGTACCTTAAGGCTGCGGTGGTTCGATTCCGGAAATGCAGCAGCTATGCTTGGTCGAACCTAG GCATCTCACTCCAATTATCCGAGGAGACATCCCAAGCCGAATGCGTATACAAGCGAGCACTTTCATTGGCAACAACTGAACAAGCACATGCAATATTTTCCAACCTTGGGAATCTCTACCGACAACAAAAGCAATATGATCGTGCCAAGGCAATGTTTACGAAGTCGCTTGAACTCCAGCCGGGATACGCTCCGGCATTTAATAATCTCGGCCTTGTATTTGTTGCTGAGGGTCATTGGGAAGAAGCCAAGTTCTGCTTTGACAAAGCACTTCAGTCAGATCCATTGCTTGATGCAGCCAAATCCAACATGATTAAAACTGTGGCTTTGTCTAGATTATGTGCAGGTTTGTCCTCATTTATCATCCCAGATTAA